Proteins encoded in a region of the Methanosphaera sp. WGK6 genome:
- a CDS encoding sugar O-acetyltransferase, whose amino-acid sequence MSNETWSVKGPLELNDGTWGELFSKCANLLYEINNLHPSKHEEKEELLNKLFGEIGEGTEVLLPFYCNIGSNIKIGKNAFINNNCNFLDTDTIEIGDYTLLGPGVNVICANHPVSTRERIRPIDDEIDDGKYTYIDEKGNYDDSIEYTFVNTKQPVKIGKRCWIGANTIILPGVTIGDNVVIGAGSIVTKDVPNNKIVAGSPARIIRDND is encoded by the coding sequence ATGTCTAATGAAACATGGTCAGTAAAAGGACCACTAGAATTAAATGATGGGACATGGGGTGAATTATTTTCAAAATGTGCAAATTTATTATATGAAATAAATAATCTTCACCCATCAAAACATGAAGAAAAAGAAGAATTACTAAATAAACTATTTGGAGAAATAGGTGAAGGTACAGAAGTACTACTACCATTCTATTGTAATATAGGATCAAATATTAAAATAGGTAAAAATGCTTTCATAAATAATAATTGTAACTTTCTAGATACAGATACAATTGAAATAGGTGATTATACATTACTTGGTCCTGGAGTCAATGTTATATGTGCAAATCATCCAGTATCTACTCGTGAAAGAATAAGACCTATTGATGATGAAATTGATGATGGAAAATACACATATATTGATGAAAAGGGTAACTATGATGATTCAATAGAATATACATTTGTAAATACAAAACAACCCGTTAAAATAGGTAAACGGTGTTGGATAGGTGCAAATACAATAATTCTACCAGGAGTTACCATTGGAGATAATGTGGTAATAGGTGCAGGAAGTATAGTAACTAAAGATGTACCAAATAATAAAATAGTAGCAGGAAGTCCTGCAAGAATAATCAGAGATAATGATTAA